The Humulus lupulus chromosome 4, drHumLupu1.1, whole genome shotgun sequence genome has a window encoding:
- the LOC133832841 gene encoding uncharacterized protein LOC133832841 — translation MVWNKLIMAKHRFIYWQFFNSQFLTRDHLSRFISIISSLCPVCDLALESHSHLFLDCLFSRRLFGEISSWLGIFKWPSSQVELQEWCFSATRDLKHQILNVFYAAALYFIWKNRNNCIFELACYNISSVSSEIRKVVKCRILGLGLHRVSKMDSYLINIVEGW, via the coding sequence ATGGTTTGGAACAAACTCATTATGGCCAAGCATAGATTTATCTATTGGCAGTTTTTTAACTCTCAGTTTCTGACCAGAGATCACTTGAGCCGATTCATCTCCATCATATCCTCCCTTTGCCCAGTTTGTGACCTGGCTTTAGAATCACATAGTCACCTCTTCTTGGACTGTCTCTTTTCCCGAAGGCTGTTTGGGGAAATTAGCAGCTGGCTTGGGATCTTTAAGTGGCCGTCTTCTCAGGTGGAGCTCCAGGAATGGTGCTTTTCGGCTACAAGAGACTTGAAGCACCAGATTCTCAATGTTTTTTATGCAGCTGCTTTGTacttcatttggaaaaacagaaACAATTGCATTTTTGAATTAGCTTGTTATAACATCAGTAGTGTTAGCTCTGAAATTAGGAAAGTTGTTAAATGTAGAATATTGGGTTTGGGTCTTCATAGAGTTAGCAAAATGGACAGTTATTTGATCAATATTGTAGAGGGCTGGTAG
- the LOC133831154 gene encoding uncharacterized protein LOC133831154 isoform X1: MAEASAISWVQGPISLFSKEFSPSFFSSSPPRSSFPRRPTSRFLRFSAKGSSSDSSNFFYDDSSGLFPWTDGDSEIQWFPGGKVTFFTTDGLIQIGGSMVPRRVPSDKRSKTRLQRFQESDYMDPKQELCLGALFDIAATNGLDTGRRLCIFGFCRSIEMLSDVVEDTVLEHGGEVVSAEKAINGGLHEKLTMTVAVPLLWGVPPASETLHLAVQSGGGIVDKVYWQWDFL, from the exons atGGCGGAAGCTTCAGCCATCTCTTGGGTCCAAGGACCGATCTCTCTCTTCTCCAAAGAGTTTTCTCCGTCGTTCTTTTCCTCTTCTCCTCCACGTTCTTCGTTTCCTCGCCGGCCAACCTCTCGATTTCTCCGGTTCTCCGCCAAAGGTTCCTCCTCCgattcctccaactttttctacGATGACTCTTCCGGCTTGTTCCCTTGGACCGATGGCGACTCCG AAATTCAATGGTTTCCTGGTGGGAAAGTCACATTTTTCACCACTGATGGACTCATTCAGATTGGAGGCTCCATGGTCCCTAGACGCGTCCCTTCAGAT AAGAGATCAAAGACAAGGCTTCAACGCTTTCAAGAGAGTGATTACATGGATCCAAAGCAAGAACTTTGTTTAGGAGCGCTCTTTGATATTGCCGCTACAAAT GGACTTGATACGGGGAGAAGACTCTGTATCTTTGGATTTTGCCGTTCCATAGAGATGCTGAGTGATGTTGTGGAAGACACTGTTTTGGAGCATGGTGGAGAG GTTGTTTCTGCAGAGAAAGCTATCAATGGCGGTTTGCATGAGAAGCTAACAATGACTGTTGCAGTGCCATTGCTTTGGGGGGTTCCTCCTGCTTCTGAAACACTTCACCTCGCTGTTCAGAGTGGAGGAGGGATTGTAGACAAGGTCTATTGGCAATGGGATTTCttgtaa
- the LOC133831154 gene encoding uncharacterized protein LOC133831154 isoform X2, with protein sequence MAEASAISWVQGPISLFSKEFSPSFFSSSPPRSSFPRRPTSRFLRFSAKGSSSDSSNFFYDDSSGLFPWTDGDSEIQWFPGGKVTFFTTDGLIQIGGSMVPRRVPSDRSKTRLQRFQESDYMDPKQELCLGALFDIAATNGLDTGRRLCIFGFCRSIEMLSDVVEDTVLEHGGEVVSAEKAINGGLHEKLTMTVAVPLLWGVPPASETLHLAVQSGGGIVDKVYWQWDFL encoded by the exons atGGCGGAAGCTTCAGCCATCTCTTGGGTCCAAGGACCGATCTCTCTCTTCTCCAAAGAGTTTTCTCCGTCGTTCTTTTCCTCTTCTCCTCCACGTTCTTCGTTTCCTCGCCGGCCAACCTCTCGATTTCTCCGGTTCTCCGCCAAAGGTTCCTCCTCCgattcctccaactttttctacGATGACTCTTCCGGCTTGTTCCCTTGGACCGATGGCGACTCCG AAATTCAATGGTTTCCTGGTGGGAAAGTCACATTTTTCACCACTGATGGACTCATTCAGATTGGAGGCTCCATGGTCCCTAGACGCGTCCCTTCAGAT AGATCAAAGACAAGGCTTCAACGCTTTCAAGAGAGTGATTACATGGATCCAAAGCAAGAACTTTGTTTAGGAGCGCTCTTTGATATTGCCGCTACAAAT GGACTTGATACGGGGAGAAGACTCTGTATCTTTGGATTTTGCCGTTCCATAGAGATGCTGAGTGATGTTGTGGAAGACACTGTTTTGGAGCATGGTGGAGAG GTTGTTTCTGCAGAGAAAGCTATCAATGGCGGTTTGCATGAGAAGCTAACAATGACTGTTGCAGTGCCATTGCTTTGGGGGGTTCCTCCTGCTTCTGAAACACTTCACCTCGCTGTTCAGAGTGGAGGAGGGATTGTAGACAAGGTCTATTGGCAATGGGATTTCttgtaa
- the LOC133831155 gene encoding transcription factor RAX2: MGRAPCCDKANVKKGPWSPEEDAKLKEYIDKYGTGGNWIALPQKVGLRRCGKSCRLRWLNYLRPNIKHGEFSEEEDSIIINLFANIGSRWSIIAAQLPGRTDNDIKNYWNTKLKKKLMSIINPATQGLLLRNPHQPSTISSLLQHSSSPSSSSSSSSPSSLICGQAGSFTTTTTTGFEQPITSFSSTTILNQESYLGQMPPHYQVNRESFQRLMFSNGGGEASCSSSDGSCNNNEQAFLQTNNFYHNNNNGVKQENQEAMMLSNGDNNNTITHVNGNGVWGSSEQAPLEYFGLEEIKQLISSSSSNTNNMTTANNNTSSCSNFIFDENKTTEERVLYYY; the protein is encoded by the exons ATGGGGAGAGCTCCTTGTTGTGACAAGGCTAATGTGAAGAAAGGTCCATGGTCACCTGAGGAAGATGCTAAGCTTAAAGAGTACATAGACAAGTATGGGACTGGTGGCAATTGGATTGCTCTCCCACAGAAAGTTG GTCTGAGAAGATGTGGGAAGAGTTGCAGACTGAGATGGCTTAACTATCTTAGACCCAACATTAAACATGGAGAATTCTCTGAAGAGGAAGATAGTATTATCATTAACCTCTTTGCCAACATTGGAAGCAG ATGGTCAATAATAGCAGCTCAGTTGCCAGGCAGAACTGACAATGATATAAAGAACTACTGGAACACAAAGCTGAAGAAGAAGCTGATGAGCATAATTAATCCAGCAACACAAGGACTACTACTTAGAAACCCTCATCAACCTTCCACTATCTCATCTCTTCTTCAACATTCatcatcaccatcttcatcatcatcctcatcatcaccatcatcacTAATCTGTGGCCAAGCAGGGTCtttcaccaccaccaccaccactggaTTTGAACAACCCATCACATCATTCTCTTCAACTACTATTCTTAACCAAGAGAGTTACCTTGGTCAAATGCCACCACATTACCAAGTCAACAGAGAAAGTTTTCAACGACTTATGTTTAGTAATGGTGGTGGTGAAGCCAGTTGCAGCTCTTCAGATGGAAGCTGCAACAATAATGAACAGGCTTTTTTGCAGACCAACAATttttaccataataataataatggggTAAAACAAGAGAATCAGGAAGCGATGATGCTCTCAAATGGGGATAACAACAACACCATAACTCATGTTAATGGAAATGGTGTGTGGGGTTCTTCAGAGCAGGCTCCACTAGAGTATTTTGGCCTTGAAGAGATTAAGCAGTtgattagtagtagtagtagtaatactAATAATATGACTACTGCTAATAATAATACCAGCAGTTGCAGCAACTTTATATTTGATGAAAACAAGACAACAGAGGAAAGGGTCTTGTACTACTACTGA